The genomic interval GATTGCATCGAAGGAGGCGACAGCTAGAAGGCGATTCCGGTTGTTCTTGGACGGTTTTCCGGCTTTTCTATGCGCGGGGTTTATTCGCGCGAAAGGATCGGCATCGCCATGGAACCACAGGACGACGAGCTCATCCAATCCGAAGCGCACGGCGCGGCCCCGCTGCCGCCCTCCGTCGAAGGCCATGCCGGCCGCGCCGGCGCCCGCATTTGGTATGCGAGCTGCGGGACGGGCCCCGCCGCTATTCTGCTGCGCCGCCGTGTGGTCCTTCTCAAGGGGATCAGGGGATGAGGATCGCTCCCTCTGGCCTCGCGCCGGTTTCCCGCTATCTCTTGTTTCATGAGAGCTGACGCACTGCTTTATCCCGCCCCGGAAGGGCTCTACTGCCCGGACGGCGGTTTTTATATCGATCCGGTGCGGCCTGTCGAACGGGCGCTCGTCACCCATGGCCATTCCGATCACGCCCGGCCGGGTCATGTAAATGTGCTTGCCACCGGCCAGACCCTCGACATCATGCGCCTGCGCTACGGCGAGGGCTTTTGCGCCAGCGAGCAGATTGCCGCGTTCGGCGAGGAGCTGCTCATCAACGGCGTCAAGGTGAGTTTTCATCCCGCCGGCCACGTGCTCGGCTCGGCCCAGATCGCCATCGAGAAGAACGGCACGCGCATCGTCGTCTCCGGCGATTACAAGCGCCGCCCCGACCCGACCTGCGCCGCCTATGTGCCGGTCGCCTGCGATGTCTTCATCACCGAGGCGACCTTCGGCCTGCCGGTCTTCCACCATCCCGACCCGATCGACGAGACCGGCAAGCTGCTGGCCTCGCTCCGGCAATTTCCAGAGCGCACCCATCTCGTCGGCGCCTATGCGCTGGGCAAGGCCCAGCGCGTCATCCGCCTGCTACGCGATGCCGGTTACGCCGAACCGATCTACATCCATGGCGCCATGGAAAAGCTCTGCGATTATTACGTCGGTCAGGGCATCGATCTCGGCGAGCTGCAGCCCGCCACGATCGAAAGCCGCGACAGGTCAGCCTTCAAGGGCGCCGTCGTCATCGGCCCGTCATCGGCCTTCGCCGATCGCTGGGCGCGGCGCTTCAACGAGCCGCTGCCGGCCTTCGCCTCCGGCTGGATGATGGTGCGCCAGCGCGCCAAACAGCTCGGCGTCGAACTGCCGCTCGTCATCTCCGATCACTGCGACTGGCCGGAACTGACCGAAACGATCCGGGAGCTGCACCCGGCCGAGGTCTGGGTAACCCATGGCCGCGAGGAAGCCCTGGTGCGCTGGTGCCAGCTGCAGGGCATCAAGGCGAAACCGTTGCATCTCGTGGGCTATGAGGATGAGGCGGATTGAGATGAGTTGGAGAACGCGTCAAAACCCCTCTTTAGCCGATCTTACCGCCACTTTGGAGGTGGCACCTACGCCCACCCCACACTCCCTCATTCCTGTGCTCGTCACAGGAATCCAGCCACCGCGCGTCGGCGGGGTGAATGACTCATGCAACGCCGAAGAGTTTCTCGCGCCCAAGGACTTGGGCGCACTGGATTCCTGTGACGAGCACAGGAATGAGGGAGTTCCCATAGGGCTTCTTCATGCCGAAATGCGGAGGCCCTCATGAAAGCCTTCGCCGACCTCCTCGACCGGCTGGTGCTGACCCCCAGCCGCAACGCCAAACTCAAGCTGCTGACCGACTATTTCCGCGACACGCCGGACCCGGATCGCGGTTACGGCCTTGCCGCCATCGCGGGCACGCTGGAGGTGCGCAACGTCAAGCCCGCCATGCTGCGCGACCTGGTGCTGGAACGCATGGACGAGGTGCTGTTCCATTATTCCTACGACTATGTCGGTGATCTTGCCGAAACCATTTCGCTCGTCTGGGACAATGAGCGGGATATCGACCGCTCGGCCCTTTCCCAGCCGCGCCTCGGCGAGGTCGTCACCCGCATGAACGGGCTCGGCCGCACCGAAGTGCGCGGCTATGTCCGCGATCTGCTCGACCGGCTGGATTCCTCCGGCCGTTTCGCCTTCATCAAGCTTGCGACCGGCGCGCTGCGCATCGGCGTTTCCGCCCGTCTGGCCAAACAGGCGCTGGCCGATCTCGGGGGCAAGGACGTCACCGAGATCGAAACCCTCTGGCACGGCCTCCAGCCGCCTTACGAGACGCTGTTCCACTGGCTTGCGGGCGACGGCGACAAACCGGCGCTGGCGACACCGGCGATCTTTCATTCCGTCATGCTCGCCAATGCGGTGGAGGAGGGGGATCTGGCGGGTCTCGACCCGGTCGACTACGCCGCCGAATGGAAATGGGACGGCATCCGCGTCCAGCTGTCGCGCTCCGGCGACAGGCGCAAGATCTATTCCCGCTCCGGCGACGATATTTCGGGCGCCTTTCCCGATATTCTTGAAGCGATCAATTTTTCAGGTGTCGTCGACGGCGAGCTGCTGGTCGGCGGCACTGCCCGCTCAAACAGCCCGACGCGCACCTTCTCCGACCTGCAGCAACGGCTGAACCGCAAGACGGTGACGGCAAAAATGCTCGACGATTATCCCGCCTTCATCCGCGCCTACGACCTGCTCTTCGACGAGGACGAGGATATTCGCGGCCGAACCTATGTCGATCGCCGCGAGCGCCTTTCCGATATCATCGACCGCGCCCCCCACGACCGGTTCGACCTCTCGCCGCTCGTGCCTTTCTCCTCATGGAAGGAGCTCGACAATCTGCGTGCCGCCCCGCCCGATCCGGTCATCGAGGGCGTGATGATCAAGCGGCGCGACAGCATCTACCAGGCCGGCCGCATGAAAGGTCCCTGGTTCAAGTGGAAGCGCAATCCCTACAATGTCGATGCGGTATTGATGTATGCTCAGCGCGGCCACGGCAAGCGCTCCAGCTATTATTCCGATTTCACCTTCGGCGTCTGGGCCGACGACGAGGACGGCGAACAGCTGGTGCCGGTGGGAAAGGCCTATTTCGGTTTCACCGATGCCGAGCTCGAGCTGCTCGACAAATTCGTCCGCAACAACACGACCGAGCGCTTCGGCCCGGTGCGCGCCGTGCGCGCCGACAGGGATTTCGGCTTCGTCGTCGAGGTGGCCTTCGAGGGCATCAACCGCTCGACGCGGCACAAATCGGGCGTGGCGATGCGCTTCCCCCGCATCGCTCGCCTTCGCCCCGACAAACCTTCCTACGAGGCCGACCGGCTGCGCACGCTGATCGCCATGATCGACGCCAAGCCCGCGTGATCGGATGCATGGCCGCCTACCGATCCCAGGGGATGATTTCGAGATCCGGCCACAGCTGGCGCCACCGCGCGATCTTTTTTTCATAGATCTCCCGGGTGACCTGTTTCTTGTTGACCCGGACGACCGGCGCCAATAGATCCGACAATCCATAAGGCGCGCAGAGAGCCAGCCTGTTGTCCAAAGGGCGAATTCCGACGGCAGTAGCGGTCGTCGGAAAGGTGGTGATCGCCTCGTCGGTGGATGTGTAGGGCTTTATCGAATAGCCGAATTTATCCTCATACCAGATATGAACCCTGGCCTGGTTCTTCACATCGATCCAGACGGGCAGGTCGGAGAACAGGTCCCGGATTCGGGCTGCGTGGTCTGCTTCTGCGCTTTCGGACCGGTCGTTGCCGTCGAAATAAACGATATCGATGTCGTTGATGCCGTGATCGTGTGCGAAGCCAAGGGCGTGGTTCCAGACTGTCTGGGCGATCGCCCCCGCGACGAGGCGCGCATCGGGCAACACGATTTGGTCCCAGCGATCGAGCACTGTCTGAAGGAGCGGACTCTTCGAAATGATTGCCTGGAGTTCCATCTCCTGCGACTTCGCCATTGATTCCCCCTTTCGCTGACCGATCCGATTCCGGTGCAAGACTGTTGCGGGAAGCTTTACGCTGCAACCTGCGCAACAATGACGCAGGGCAATATTTTCAACATCATGTGTATTGGCGGCTCTGGTTTTCCGATGCAAATCTGGCGGGCCGGGGAAGTGATTTGGGTGCTGCGTTATGAGCTCGCATGAACAAAATTCCTTTTTCCGCCAACGTCGCGCCGTGCTGGCGGGTCTTGCCGGCGCACTCGTCCTGCCGCGCGTGGCGGCCGCTTTCGACGTCCCCGATGAGCCGCGCCTTGCCAAGCACGACTATGGCGAGGTCCGCCGCCATTTCCGCACGAAGCTTCTGCAGAAGGGCCCGGCGCCGGACAAATACGAGCCGCTGACCGCGCCCGCCGACGCCGAGAAGATCTTCTACCGCTCCGGCTATGGCGGCGAGCTGGAGCTGGCGGCCTGGGTCTCCAGATACAAGCGCGGGCGTACGGCCGCGCCGGCCGTGCTCTTCCTGCATGGCGGCAATGCCATGGGCATCGGCCATTGGCAGCTGATGAAGCCCTATATGGATGCCGGCTATGTGGTGATGATGCCGTCGCTGCGCGGCGAAAACGGCCAGAGAGGGAATTTTTCCGGCTTCTACGACGAGGTCGACGACGTTCTTGCCGCTGCCGAGCGCCTGGCGCATCTGCCGGGCGTCGATTCCGGGCGCCTGTTTATCGCCGGCCACAGTATCGGCGGCACGCTGACCATGCTGACGACGATGAGCACTCATAAATTCCGCGCCGCCGCCCCGATATCAGGCAATCCCAACGCCTTCCGCTTCTTCAACCGCTATCCCCAGGACATCCGCTTCGACGACAGCAACGTGCATGAATTCGAGGTGCGTTCGGCGCTCTGCTACGCCCACAGCTTCAAATGCCCGGTCCGGGTCGTCCACGGCACCGAAGAGGCGCATTTCAACGACCGCGCCGATCTGCTCGCCCGCCGCGCCCGCGCCGTGGGCATTCATATCGAAACCGACACCGTCGCCGGCAACCATACCTCGGCGCTGCCGGCCGAGATCGAACAGAGCATCCGCTTCTTTCACGGAGTGGCGGCCTGAATTTTCGCCGCCGCTTCAAATGCAGGCCCATTGGGCCTATATTCCCGGTATGACGACGGACGCAGAGACCATGATCGTGCCGAACGACTTCCCCGAGCTGAAAGGGCTCGTCTGGAATCGTGACCCCGCGCGCGCGATGCCTGCCTCGGAGGTTTTCGCGCTGTATGAACGCAACTGGCGTTTCGTCGATGCCAGCGGGCTGACTGAGCGGGAGAAGCGACTGATCCGCGATCTGACTGCCGCTTATGGCAAGGGTGTTTTGCTCGTTTCCTGATTTTCCGTTTCTTTATCCTTCGTATGTAGGCTTGGGCGGAAATCAGGTGGCCATTATGGAATTCAGACGTCCTGAACATCGCACGATCGCTGCGGCCCTTCGGCTGATGCAGGCCGATTTTTTCTGGCCAATAAGTGTTGGTTTGCCGGCGGAACAGCCGTATGAATCTCGACGAATACCGGCTGTCGCTAGACGTCGATTTTCTCTGTGCGGATGGCGATGGATATCGCGTCCTGCGCCTGGCGGCGATCGAACGCGGAGCAGGAGCCTTTTTCGGAGAGCCGGTCAGGACGCTCAGGGACTTCAGGACGGACCAATACGGCATACGTACGGTCCTTACTCTCGAAGATCAGGCTATTCGCTTCGAAATCGTGCGTGAGGCGCGGATCGCTCTTGAAGGCACTTTCGACTCGAGACTGCACGTTCCAATGCTGTCGCTGCCTGATCTGTTCGCAGAAAAGCTGCTCGCCAATGCGGACCGCTGCCAGGACAGGACTGTCGCCTACCGTGATGCTATCGATCTCGGGATGCTTCTCACCCGCCACGTGGAAATTCCCGCGGTCGCCGTTCTGAAGGCGACGGACGCTTATGGCCAGGACATTGAACGAAAGATCAGCTGGGTCCTGGCGAAGCTTAAGGACGAAACGGAATTGAGGCATGCCGCAAGCGTTCTGCAGATGGACGGCGATCTTGCCATACGGGCGATTGCCGCCCTTCGCCGTGAAGCGCAACGGCTCTGGTCGGTTTAACCTCCCGGCGTTTCGTCCCCAACGCCAGCCTCGCGCCAGCCGCGCATGCCATCCTGCGGGCAGGATCGCTGTCTCGCCGATCGTTGATAAGGGTGGCCCCATGAATTTTCTGCGCCGGATTTCCCCGATTGCCGGGCTTATGATTGCTGTCGCGCCGCTCAGCGGCTGCAACATCCTCATTCCCGATGTCGCCGCCGATTCGCCCGCCCGCTTCGTCCAGGAAACCTCGCCGGTCTTTTATCAGCCGCCGGGCGTCGATCCGCGCCGGGTGCGGCCGATCCCCGATCAGCCGGTGCCGCAGACGCGCGAACTCTACAAGACCCAGTTCCACCAGACCTACGGCCTGCCGGTGGCCAACCCCGTGCATGCGGCGATGTATGGCGAGCAGCGCGACGAGGATTTCACCCTGCCGGCGATCCCGATCAGCCGCGTCCAGCCGCAGTTCCTGCGCCAGGAAGTCGATTACCAGACGACCGAGCGCCCCGGCACCGTCGTCATCGATACCAAGACGCGTTTCCTTTATTTGGTCGAGGGCAACGGCAAGGCGATGCGCTACGGTGTCGGCCTCGGCCGCGAGGGCTACGCCTGGCAGGGCCGCGGCGTCATCCAGTGGAAGCAGAAGTGGCCGCGTTGGACGCCGCCAGTGGAAATGGTCTCGCGCCAGCCGGAAGTTCGCGCCTTTTCCGCCGAAAATGGCGGCATGAATCCCGGGCTTCAGAACCCGCTAGGCGCACGCGCCATGTATATCTTCAAGGACGGCCAGGATACGCTCTACCGCATCCACGGGACGCCCGACTGGCAGTCGATCGGCAAGGCCACTTCGTCGGGCTGCGTGCGCATGCTGAACCAGGACGTCGTCGATCTCTATGACCGGCTTCCGGCCAAGGCCGAGATCGTTGTGATGTAGCGCTGCAACAGCGCTCATCATATCGGCGGCTCCGGCCGGAACACGTCTGCGTGAAGCTATGGTTTATTTGGCGCAAGCCGATAGATTTCTTGATGTCGTCATTCCAGCATTCCCGCATCAAAAGGAAATCAGTCCCGCGTCATGAGTTCCGATAGACATCTTTCCCGCCGAAGCTTTCTTTCCCTTTCGGCTCTGACGGCAGCCTCCGCGCTCACCGGCTGCGCCTCCTCCGCCAACACCGTGACATCGGGCGACACGTCGATCATCTACCGCTCGCCGATGCGCCTGTTCCAGTCACCGGGATCCTCGAGCGTGCCGAGCGGGCCCGAGCTTGCCGTCATGTACGGCCCGGTCGAGGACGGCGGCTTTCTCATTCCCGCCGTCCCCTACGAAGAGATCGATCCGCGCTACTATCGCCAGCGTGTCGTCGATCCCACCGGCCAGCCGCCCGGCACCATCGTCGTCGATACGCCGTCGCGCTTCCTCTATCTCGTCCAGGCCGATGGCATGGCGATGCGCTACGGCGTCGGCATCGGCCGCGAGGGCTTTGCCTGGCAGGGATCGGGCGTCATCCAGTGGCGTCAGAAATGGCCGCGCTGGAAGCCGCCGAACGAGATGGTCGCCCGCCAGCCGGAACTCGTCAAATATTCGATCGAGAGGGGCGGCATGGAGCCGGGCCTGACGAACCCGCTCGGCGCCCGCGCGCTCTACATCTTCTCCAACGGCGAGGATACGCTCTACCGCCTGCACGGCAATCCCGACTGGCGCTCGATCGGCAAGGCCGTCTCCTCGGGCTGCGTCAGGCTTTTGAACCAGGATATCATTGATCTCTACGACCGCGTTCCGACAAAGGCGCCGATCGTCGTCTGGCAATAATCGTCGCCGAGGCGGCCGCAGCCCGGCCGCCTCGGATCGTCCCGTGATATGCGTTAGGCGGAGCAAAACCGTTTCATGAATTCCGACGTCGAAAAAATTAATTTTCAAAACGCCATTGTTTAATTCGGTAAACATCCTAAATAGCGCATATCGAATGCTTGTGACCTTTGTCCACGCGCTGAAGCGCTCCGTTCAGATATCCTCTCAACATCGATACTGCTTGCTGGAATATTCCTCCGCAGGCGAACACCAACGGTTGAAAAGGAGATCGTTATGAATTCAGGCGTCGTAAAATGGTTCAATGGCACCAAGGGTTTCGGCTTCATCCAGCCCGATGACGGCTCTACCGACGTTTTCGTCCATATCTCGGCGGTTGAACGCGCCGGCATGCGCGAACTCAGCGAAGGTCAGAAGGTCCGCTACGATCTCGTCCGCGACAAGAAGTCCGGCAAGAACGCGGCCGACAACCTCCAGGCTGCATGATTTGTCATTCGCCTCGCCGACCACGGACGTGGCGGCGGGCCGGCCACGATTGCGGCAGCGAGCTGACCACGGATGTACTGGCAGCATGCTGACGATAATCGCAGCGGCAGGGCTGAGTGACTGGAAGAGGTCGGGTTCAAGCCCGGCCTTTTTGTTTTGATCAATTGAGCAGCCGAAGAGTCGAGGGACGCTGAAATGGGCAGACCACGTTATAAAGTCGGCGACATGATCGTGCTGAAATCCGGCCTCACCCGCACGGCAAAAGCCGACGAACGGTGCCGGATCGCCAGCATTCTGCCGAATGATCATGGACATGTACAATATCGCGTCCAGTTCGCGGCGGAAAATTTCGAACGCCGCATCACCGAGGCCGATATCGACAGCGGGCAATCGTTGTCGCGGCCTTTGCCCGAGACGACGGCCAAGACCGATGGCGCCGAGCCATGGCTGAAATTTTCGGGCATCCGGACGGGCAGGTAGTCCGGCCGTTTTCGTCATTGATAGTGCGGCTGCGGCCGACAGGAAGGATATATCGTTTTGCAGGTACTCGTCAGGGATAACAATGTCGATCAGGCGCTGCGC from Rhizobium lentis carries:
- a CDS encoding L,D-transpeptidase family protein, with protein sequence MSSDRHLSRRSFLSLSALTAASALTGCASSANTVTSGDTSIIYRSPMRLFQSPGSSSVPSGPELAVMYGPVEDGGFLIPAVPYEEIDPRYYRQRVVDPTGQPPGTIVVDTPSRFLYLVQADGMAMRYGVGIGREGFAWQGSGVIQWRQKWPRWKPPNEMVARQPELVKYSIERGGMEPGLTNPLGARALYIFSNGEDTLYRLHGNPDWRSIGKAVSSGCVRLLNQDIIDLYDRVPTKAPIVVWQ
- a CDS encoding cisplatin damage response ATP-dependent DNA ligase, which produces MKAFADLLDRLVLTPSRNAKLKLLTDYFRDTPDPDRGYGLAAIAGTLEVRNVKPAMLRDLVLERMDEVLFHYSYDYVGDLAETISLVWDNERDIDRSALSQPRLGEVVTRMNGLGRTEVRGYVRDLLDRLDSSGRFAFIKLATGALRIGVSARLAKQALADLGGKDVTEIETLWHGLQPPYETLFHWLAGDGDKPALATPAIFHSVMLANAVEEGDLAGLDPVDYAAEWKWDGIRVQLSRSGDRRKIYSRSGDDISGAFPDILEAINFSGVVDGELLVGGTARSNSPTRTFSDLQQRLNRKTVTAKMLDDYPAFIRAYDLLFDEDEDIRGRTYVDRRERLSDIIDRAPHDRFDLSPLVPFSSWKELDNLRAAPPDPVIEGVMIKRRDSIYQAGRMKGPWFKWKRNPYNVDAVLMYAQRGHGKRSSYYSDFTFGVWADDEDGEQLVPVGKAYFGFTDAELELLDKFVRNNTTERFGPVRAVRADRDFGFVVEVAFEGINRSTRHKSGVAMRFPRIARLRPDKPSYEADRLRTLIAMIDAKPA
- a CDS encoding nucleotidyltransferase family protein, with the translated sequence MAKSQEMELQAIISKSPLLQTVLDRWDQIVLPDARLVAGAIAQTVWNHALGFAHDHGINDIDIVYFDGNDRSESAEADHAARIRDLFSDLPVWIDVKNQARVHIWYEDKFGYSIKPYTSTDEAITTFPTTATAVGIRPLDNRLALCAPYGLSDLLAPVVRVNKKQVTREIYEKKIARWRQLWPDLEIIPWDR
- a CDS encoding L,D-transpeptidase; the encoded protein is MNFLRRISPIAGLMIAVAPLSGCNILIPDVAADSPARFVQETSPVFYQPPGVDPRRVRPIPDQPVPQTRELYKTQFHQTYGLPVANPVHAAMYGEQRDEDFTLPAIPISRVQPQFLRQEVDYQTTERPGTVVIDTKTRFLYLVEGNGKAMRYGVGLGREGYAWQGRGVIQWKQKWPRWTPPVEMVSRQPEVRAFSAENGGMNPGLQNPLGARAMYIFKDGQDTLYRIHGTPDWQSIGKATSSGCVRMLNQDVVDLYDRLPAKAEIVVM
- a CDS encoding cold-shock protein: MNSGVVKWFNGTKGFGFIQPDDGSTDVFVHISAVERAGMRELSEGQKVRYDLVRDKKSGKNAADNLQAA
- a CDS encoding alpha/beta hydrolase family protein, whose amino-acid sequence is MSSHEQNSFFRQRRAVLAGLAGALVLPRVAAAFDVPDEPRLAKHDYGEVRRHFRTKLLQKGPAPDKYEPLTAPADAEKIFYRSGYGGELELAAWVSRYKRGRTAAPAVLFLHGGNAMGIGHWQLMKPYMDAGYVVMMPSLRGENGQRGNFSGFYDEVDDVLAAAERLAHLPGVDSGRLFIAGHSIGGTLTMLTTMSTHKFRAAAPISGNPNAFRFFNRYPQDIRFDDSNVHEFEVRSALCYAHSFKCPVRVVHGTEEAHFNDRADLLARRARAVGIHIETDTVAGNHTSALPAEIEQSIRFFHGVAA
- a CDS encoding cold-shock protein, translating into MGRPRYKVGDMIVLKSGLTRTAKADERCRIASILPNDHGHVQYRVQFAAENFERRITEADIDSGQSLSRPLPETTAKTDGAEPWLKFSGIRTGR
- a CDS encoding ligase-associated DNA damage response exonuclease — its product is MRADALLYPAPEGLYCPDGGFYIDPVRPVERALVTHGHSDHARPGHVNVLATGQTLDIMRLRYGEGFCASEQIAAFGEELLINGVKVSFHPAGHVLGSAQIAIEKNGTRIVVSGDYKRRPDPTCAAYVPVACDVFITEATFGLPVFHHPDPIDETGKLLASLRQFPERTHLVGAYALGKAQRVIRLLRDAGYAEPIYIHGAMEKLCDYYVGQGIDLGELQPATIESRDRSAFKGAVVIGPSSAFADRWARRFNEPLPAFASGWMMVRQRAKQLGVELPLVISDHCDWPELTETIRELHPAEVWVTHGREEALVRWCQLQGIKAKPLHLVGYEDEAD